Proteins encoded within one genomic window of Brachybacterium muris:
- the metK gene encoding methionine adenosyltransferase has translation MSSSELRTFTSESVTEGHPDKICDQISDAILDDMLAQDRGARVAVETMVTTGLVHVAGEVRTKGYSDVARIVRDVIREIGYDSSEKGFDADSCGIEVSIGSQSDDISAGVETSFESRGGSDEAYARLGAGDQGLMFGYACDDTPELMPLPIHAAHTLTRNLSRARRDGVLPYLRPDGKTQVSIGYDEQGVARSVEAIVVSSQHAEEIDLDTQLAPALHKVVIAPVLEELGALGLDIADVTTHINPSGRFVIGGPKGDAGLTGRKIIVDTYGGMARHGGGAFSGKDPSKVDRSGAYAMRWVAKNIVAAGLAKRCEVQVAYAIGVAEPMGLYVETFGTGVRPDHQIAAAVRKVFDLRPAALIDALDLLRPIYRLTSTGGHFGRKLPEFTWEQADRVEELERAL, from the coding sequence ATGAGTTCCAGCGAGCTGCGCACCTTCACCTCCGAGTCCGTCACCGAGGGCCACCCCGACAAGATCTGCGACCAGATCTCCGACGCGATCCTCGACGACATGCTGGCCCAGGACCGCGGCGCCCGTGTCGCCGTGGAGACCATGGTCACCACGGGCCTGGTGCACGTGGCCGGCGAGGTCCGCACCAAGGGGTACAGCGACGTGGCTCGGATCGTGCGCGACGTGATCCGGGAGATCGGCTACGACTCCTCGGAGAAGGGCTTCGACGCCGACTCCTGCGGCATCGAGGTGTCGATTGGCTCCCAGTCCGACGATATCTCCGCCGGGGTGGAGACCTCCTTCGAGTCCCGCGGCGGCAGCGACGAGGCCTACGCCCGCCTGGGTGCCGGGGATCAGGGCCTCATGTTCGGCTACGCGTGCGACGACACCCCCGAGCTGATGCCGCTGCCGATCCACGCCGCCCACACGCTCACCAGGAACCTCTCCCGGGCCCGCCGCGACGGTGTCCTGCCCTACCTGCGGCCCGACGGCAAGACCCAGGTCTCCATCGGCTACGACGAGCAGGGCGTGGCCCGCAGCGTGGAGGCCATCGTGGTCTCCAGCCAGCACGCCGAGGAGATCGACCTGGACACCCAGCTGGCCCCCGCCCTGCACAAGGTGGTCATCGCCCCCGTCCTGGAGGAACTGGGAGCACTGGGCCTGGACATCGCAGACGTCACCACCCACATCAACCCCTCCGGGCGCTTCGTGATCGGCGGCCCCAAGGGCGACGCCGGGCTCACCGGCCGCAAGATCATCGTGGACACCTACGGCGGCATGGCACGCCACGGCGGCGGCGCCTTCTCCGGCAAGGACCCCTCGAAGGTGGACCGCTCCGGCGCCTACGCGATGCGCTGGGTCGCCAAGAACATCGTCGCCGCGGGCCTGGCCAAGCGCTGCGAGGTGCAGGTGGCCTACGCCATCGGCGTGGCAGAGCCCATGGGCCTGTACGTGGAGACGTTCGGCACCGGCGTGCGCCCCGACCACCAGATCGCCGCCGCGGTGCGCAAGGTGTTCGACCTGCGCCCCGCCGCACTGATCGACGCCCTGGACCTGCTGCGCCCCATCTACCGGCTCACCTCCACCGGCGGGCACTTCGGTCGTAAACTGCCCGAGTTCACCTGGGAGCAGGCCGACCGCGTCGAGGAGCTGGAGCGGGCCCTGTGA
- the rpoZ gene encoding DNA-directed RNA polymerase subunit omega yields MAGTVAHPEGITNPPIDRLLETVDSKYALVLYASQRARQINAYYSQLSEGLLEFVGPLVDVDNQEKSLSIALREIDEGLLTVREIDEAEEAAAQAAEDDGPAPLVLGDDAPEIPPSDFSF; encoded by the coding sequence GTGGCCGGAACCGTCGCCCATCCCGAAGGCATCACGAACCCGCCCATCGACAGGCTCCTGGAGACCGTCGACTCCAAGTACGCCCTGGTGCTGTACGCATCCCAGCGTGCCCGCCAGATCAACGCCTACTACTCGCAGCTCTCCGAGGGCCTGCTGGAGTTCGTGGGCCCGCTGGTGGACGTGGACAACCAGGAGAAGTCGCTGTCGATCGCCCTGCGCGAGATCGACGAGGGCCTGCTGACCGTCCGCGAGATCGACGAGGCCGAGGAGGCAGCGGCCCAGGCCGCCGAGGACGACGGCCCCGCACCCCTGGTGCTGGGTGACGACGCCCCCGAGATCCCCCCGTCCGACTTCTCCTTCTGA
- the coaBC gene encoding bifunctional phosphopantothenoylcysteine decarboxylase/phosphopantothenate--cysteine ligase CoaBC yields MSSLAGARVLLGVGGGIAAYKSALLLRGLVGEGAQVQVIPTRSSLEFVGAATWEALSHNKVLTSVFEHVDEVAHVRIGQDADLVVIAPATADLLARMRAGRADDLLTASLLVTRAPVVIAPAMHTEMWEHPATVENVAVLRERGVIVLEPAVGRLTGPDSGPGRLPEPTAILDAARAAIAAPRTALGGVQQDLSGRHLLISAGGTREELDPVRFLANHSSGRQGWALAHAALARGARVTLAAASVDLETPPGADRRDVTSAAQLASLVAEQRDRADAVIMAAAVADFTAAQRSEAKIKKTDNGDSAEGAGGTDEAPSIPLRRTEDVLRTTVTWRGDGQRPAIVGFAAETGGEGHTAFELAQQKARRKGADLLVFNDVTAGVFGSADNAVRILDADGEQVASAEGSKTEVAHAVLDELVRRLPDVPLTA; encoded by the coding sequence ATGAGCAGCCTGGCCGGTGCCCGCGTCCTGCTGGGCGTGGGCGGCGGCATCGCCGCGTACAAGAGCGCACTGCTGCTGCGCGGCCTGGTGGGCGAGGGCGCCCAGGTGCAGGTGATCCCCACGCGCTCCTCGCTGGAGTTCGTGGGCGCCGCCACCTGGGAGGCCCTCAGCCACAACAAGGTCCTCACCAGCGTGTTCGAGCACGTCGACGAGGTCGCCCACGTGCGCATCGGCCAGGACGCCGATCTGGTGGTCATCGCTCCGGCCACCGCCGACCTGCTGGCCCGGATGCGCGCCGGCCGCGCCGACGACCTGCTCACGGCCTCGCTCCTGGTGACGCGGGCACCCGTGGTGATCGCCCCGGCGATGCACACCGAGATGTGGGAGCACCCCGCCACGGTGGAGAACGTCGCCGTGCTGCGTGAGCGCGGTGTGATCGTGCTGGAGCCGGCCGTGGGCCGCCTCACCGGCCCCGACTCAGGCCCGGGCCGACTCCCCGAGCCCACCGCGATCCTCGATGCTGCCCGCGCAGCCATCGCCGCCCCCCGCACTGCACTCGGTGGCGTGCAGCAGGACCTCAGTGGTCGTCACCTGCTGATCAGCGCCGGCGGCACCCGCGAGGAACTTGACCCGGTGCGCTTCCTGGCCAACCACTCCTCGGGCCGGCAGGGCTGGGCGCTGGCCCACGCGGCACTGGCTCGCGGCGCGAGGGTGACCCTGGCCGCTGCGAGCGTGGACCTCGAGACCCCTCCGGGTGCTGACCGCCGCGATGTCACCAGCGCGGCCCAGCTGGCCTCCCTCGTCGCCGAGCAGCGCGACCGGGCCGATGCCGTGATCATGGCAGCCGCCGTCGCCGACTTCACAGCCGCCCAGCGGTCGGAGGCCAAGATCAAGAAGACCGACAACGGGGACAGTGCTGAGGGTGCCGGGGGCACTGACGAGGCCCCGTCGATCCCGTTGCGCCGCACCGAGGACGTGCTGCGCACCACGGTCACCTGGCGCGGGGACGGGCAGCGGCCCGCGATCGTGGGCTTCGCCGCCGAGACCGGTGGCGAGGGGCACACCGCATTCGAGCTCGCCCAGCAGAAGGCCCGCCGCAAGGGTGCCGACCTGCTGGTCTTCAACGATGTCACCGCCGGGGTGTTCGGCTCGGCCGACAACGCCGTGCGGATCCTCGACGCCGACGGCGAGCAGGTCGCCTCCGCCGAGGGCAGCAAGACCGAGGTCGCCCACGCCGTGCTCGATGAGCTCGTCCGTCGGCTCCCGGACGTACCCTTGACCGCATGA
- the hisI gene encoding phosphoribosyl-AMP cyclohydrolase gives MTTPHPAEPASSLDPTIAARLKRDGAGLVTAVVQDATDHRVLMVGWMDDEALHRTLTTGRATYWSRSRGEYWRKGDTSGHVQWVRSVALDCDGDTLLVQVDQVGAACHRGTDTCFDGSELPAYVTPVTERNV, from the coding sequence GTGACCACGCCCCACCCCGCCGAGCCCGCGAGCTCCCTGGACCCGACGATCGCCGCGCGCCTCAAGCGGGACGGGGCAGGCCTGGTCACAGCCGTGGTGCAGGACGCCACCGACCACCGGGTGCTGATGGTGGGCTGGATGGACGACGAGGCCCTGCACCGCACCCTCACCACCGGTCGTGCCACCTACTGGTCCCGTTCCCGCGGCGAGTACTGGCGCAAGGGCGACACCAGCGGCCATGTGCAATGGGTGCGATCGGTCGCCCTGGACTGCGACGGCGACACCCTGCTGGTCCAGGTGGACCAGGTGGGCGCCGCCTGCCACCGGGGCACCGACACCTGTTTCGACGGTTCCGAGCTCCCCGCCTATGTCACCCCCGTAACGGAGCGCAACGTATGA